The following are encoded in a window of Paenibacillaceae bacterium GAS479 genomic DNA:
- a CDS encoding ATP-dependent DNA helicase RecG, translating into MNTPAASLESIPVRQIKGVSAPKELELHAFGIYTALDLLNYFPFRYEDYRLRSLTEVKDGEKITIQGVIRGLPMVARFGKGKARITAKTEIDGQLITAVWFNRMFIKDQLQLGREITLTGKWDAHRMQITVVDSEFPDKGTAKTGTLQPVYSVGGGITQSWMRKTIRQALEQYGPLLQENLPEQLVRKYRLMPRQDAVFHIHHPDDPKDGQGARRRLVYEELFLFQLKLQAYRMMNRRKADGIMHRVDPEIIRQFAASLPFELTDAQKKVVNEILADMRQPFAMNRLLQGDVGAGKTVVAAIALLAAVKAGHQGALMVPTEILAEQHMRSLTRLYEVTGLQTALLTGSVSERKRRDLLAELQMGLIDVLIGTHALIQDDVSFRSLGLVVTDEQHRFGVNQRSILRRKGPSPDVLTMTATPIPRTLAITAFGDMEVSTIKERPKGRIPIQTHWVKHSMMDRVFGFIRREADAGRQAYVICPLIEESEKLDVQNAIDQFVQLQQQFPDLKVGLLHGRMTTSEKDEIMGAFGDNEVQVLVATTVVEVGVDVPNATLMIIMDAERFGLSQLHQLRGRVGRGSHASFCILVADPKTETGRERMAVMQDTDDGFEVARRDLELRGPGDFFGTKQSGMPDFKLADMAADFAVLEVAREDAAELAAEGDFWTSDTYAGLRAMLAKDQIFQGEQLD; encoded by the coding sequence ATGAATACCCCCGCAGCCTCGCTGGAGAGCATCCCGGTGAGGCAAATTAAAGGCGTGAGCGCTCCGAAAGAGCTGGAGCTTCACGCCTTTGGCATCTATACCGCACTGGATCTGCTCAACTACTTCCCTTTCCGCTACGAGGACTATCGGCTACGCTCGCTTACGGAAGTGAAGGACGGAGAGAAGATTACGATCCAAGGTGTGATTCGGGGGTTGCCAATGGTGGCCCGTTTCGGCAAGGGGAAGGCGAGAATTACAGCCAAGACCGAGATCGACGGGCAGCTTATTACAGCGGTGTGGTTCAACCGAATGTTTATTAAGGATCAGTTGCAGCTTGGACGCGAAATTACTCTCACCGGCAAGTGGGATGCCCACCGGATGCAGATTACAGTGGTCGACTCGGAATTCCCGGACAAGGGGACGGCCAAGACGGGCACTCTGCAGCCGGTCTATTCGGTAGGTGGGGGCATTACACAATCCTGGATGCGCAAGACGATTCGTCAGGCGCTGGAGCAGTACGGTCCGTTGCTCCAGGAGAATTTGCCGGAGCAGCTAGTTCGCAAATACCGGCTCATGCCGCGTCAGGATGCGGTATTCCATATTCATCATCCCGACGATCCCAAGGATGGCCAAGGGGCGCGCAGGCGTCTCGTGTACGAGGAGTTATTCCTGTTCCAGCTCAAGCTACAGGCTTACCGGATGATGAACCGCCGCAAGGCGGATGGCATCATGCACCGCGTCGATCCAGAGATCATCCGCCAATTCGCTGCGTCGCTGCCATTCGAGCTGACCGATGCCCAGAAAAAAGTCGTCAACGAGATTTTGGCGGATATGCGGCAGCCGTTCGCAATGAATCGACTGCTGCAGGGGGATGTTGGCGCCGGCAAAACGGTCGTCGCCGCCATAGCGCTTCTGGCCGCCGTTAAGGCGGGGCATCAGGGAGCGCTGATGGTGCCGACCGAAATTCTTGCTGAGCAGCATATGCGCTCTCTGACAAGGCTTTATGAGGTTACGGGGCTGCAGACGGCGCTGTTGACCGGCAGCGTAAGTGAGCGGAAGCGCCGCGACTTGCTCGCGGAATTGCAGATGGGGCTGATTGATGTGCTGATCGGTACCCATGCGCTTATTCAGGACGATGTGAGTTTCCGCTCGCTCGGGCTGGTCGTTACCGATGAGCAGCATCGTTTCGGTGTTAATCAACGAAGCATACTGCGGCGCAAAGGGCCAAGTCCCGACGTGCTGACGATGACGGCGACGCCGATTCCGCGCACGCTGGCGATAACGGCTTTTGGCGATATGGAAGTGTCAACGATTAAGGAGCGGCCGAAGGGCCGTATTCCCATCCAGACGCACTGGGTTAAACATTCCATGATGGATCGAGTGTTCGGCTTCATTCGCCGGGAGGCGGATGCCGGTCGCCAAGCCTATGTCATCTGCCCGCTGATCGAAGAATCGGAGAAGCTGGATGTACAAAATGCGATCGATCAGTTTGTGCAGCTGCAGCAGCAGTTTCCCGACCTGAAGGTTGGATTGCTGCATGGCCGCATGACGACGTCCGAGAAGGACGAAATCATGGGGGCATTCGGCGACAATGAAGTTCAGGTGCTCGTCGCAACGACCGTTGTTGAGGTTGGCGTCGACGTTCCGAATGCTACGCTGATGATCATAATGGACGCCGAACGCTTCGGCTTATCGCAGCTGCATCAGCTGCGCGGCCGCGTTGGACGGGGCTCGCATGCCTCGTTCTGTATCCTTGTCGCCGATCCCAAGACGGAGACAGGACGAGAGCGGATGGCTGTCATGCAGGATACGGATGACGGCTTCGAGGTAGCCCGCCGCGACTTGGAGCTGCGCGGACCGGGCGATTTCTTCGGAACGAAGCAAAGCGGCATGCCGGACTTCAAGCTGGCGGATATGGCGGCTGACTTTGCAGTGCTGGAGGTAGCGCGCGAGGATGCGGCTGAGCTTGCGGCCGAGGGCGACTTTTGGACATCGGATACATATGCGGGACTGCGGGCGATGCTGGCTAAGGATCAGATTTTCCAAGGGGAGCAGTTGGACTGA
- a CDS encoding Stage VI sporulation protein F, with protein sequence MSYVKYGIRPEFVERVKLKMKNPAIKERITMLTNGLTKFDLADRAKVRRLVKSAASVLQEKLTDAQEEQLVQFVLSQKIDPNNTFHLIKLWGMFR encoded by the coding sequence ATGAGCTACGTCAAATATGGAATCCGGCCCGAATTCGTCGAGCGCGTGAAGCTCAAAATGAAAAATCCCGCAATTAAAGAACGGATAACGATGCTGACGAACGGGCTGACCAAGTTTGATCTTGCCGACCGAGCAAAAGTACGCAGACTGGTGAAGAGCGCCGCGAGCGTTCTGCAGGAAAAGCTGACCGATGCCCAGGAAGAGCAACTCGTTCAATTCGTACTCAGCCAAAAAATCGATCCGAACAATACGTTCCATCTCATTAAGTTATGGGGAATGTTCCGCTAG
- a CDS encoding conserved hypothetical integral membrane protein translates to MAGSLERLGGKWKNRRVSSSAAEKMEDGLAADAAVAHTRLSRLAARVPVSVLRQLLGKPRLLHGLLLTALLAAVARMLSELPGLGVIGPLVLAILLGMAYRELMGSVPLGAAAGIAFSSRQLLRLGIILLGMRLNLMDIIKAGPQVLLLDAIHIAVTIPFVYWVSKRLGAGRNLGMLTACGTAICGAAAVAAISPQLKARQEETAVAAAVVAILGTLFTIAYTLLYPVLKLGAIGYGAWAGSTLHEVAHVLAAAAPMGSEALDMAVLVKLARVAMLVPVALLLGVWVQRSARNSAAENVASPAKAGTRSGKEPIPVPWFIFGFLAMGGVNTLGIIPPSVADAMVVAAYLLIAMAMAGLGLGVDFRVFRRLGGKAFLAGLAGSVLLAVLGFFLVQAFGLAG, encoded by the coding sequence ATGGCGGGATCGCTGGAACGCTTGGGAGGCAAGTGGAAAAATCGAAGGGTATCTAGCTCGGCAGCCGAGAAAATGGAGGATGGTCTCGCGGCCGATGCGGCTGTGGCGCATACCAGACTGAGCCGTCTGGCGGCGCGTGTGCCTGTTTCTGTGCTACGCCAATTGCTAGGCAAACCGAGGCTGCTGCATGGCTTGCTCTTGACGGCGCTGCTCGCAGCTGTAGCGCGTATGCTCTCCGAGCTGCCAGGGCTTGGCGTGATAGGGCCGCTGGTGCTGGCCATCCTGCTCGGCATGGCATATCGCGAGCTTATGGGCAGCGTGCCGCTAGGTGCTGCCGCAGGCATAGCCTTCTCCTCCCGCCAGCTGCTGCGGCTGGGCATTATTTTGCTCGGGATGCGGCTCAATCTCATGGATATTATCAAGGCGGGACCGCAGGTGCTGCTGCTGGACGCCATTCATATTGCGGTGACGATTCCGTTTGTATACTGGGTGTCCAAGCGGCTAGGAGCCGGTAGAAATCTCGGTATGTTGACCGCCTGTGGTACGGCGATTTGCGGCGCTGCTGCCGTGGCTGCTATATCTCCTCAGCTCAAAGCGCGTCAGGAGGAAACGGCAGTTGCAGCAGCGGTTGTGGCGATTCTCGGCACGCTTTTTACGATCGCCTATACGCTCCTTTATCCCGTGCTGAAGCTGGGTGCTATCGGCTACGGTGCCTGGGCAGGCTCCACACTGCATGAGGTTGCTCACGTGCTGGCAGCTGCAGCGCCAATGGGCAGCGAAGCGCTGGATATGGCGGTGCTCGTCAAGCTGGCGCGAGTGGCGATGCTTGTACCAGTAGCACTGTTGCTCGGTGTGTGGGTACAGCGCTCGGCAAGAAACTCCGCAGCCGAAAATGTCGCTTCCCCTGCAAAAGCAGGAACCCGCAGCGGCAAAGAGCCGATTCCAGTTCCTTGGTTCATCTTTGGTTTCCTGGCGATGGGTGGCGTCAATACGCTCGGAATCATCCCGCCATCCGTTGCAGATGCGATGGTCGTTGCAGCTTATCTGCTCATCGCCATGGCTATGGCAGGACTCGGTCTTGGCGTCGACTTCCGCGTCTTCCGCCGTCTTGGCGGCAAAGCGTTCCTTGCCGGATTGGCCGGCTCGGTGTTATTGGCTGTGTTAGGCTTCTTTCTTGTCCAGGCGTTCGGGCTGGCTGGGTAG
- a CDS encoding peptide/nickel transport system permease protein, translating into MKGHATATGNGFVDPIAAIYRKMLLHPAYSLLILLLGAPVSVIVYVVHQYRKSKYGYKVIAEETRNKLLATGYRDKLLLEAKEQLIRKHRFFGQTVSTGQTELEANRMAEIKFNETFNHELEKRLAGENGLKFSFGDTYHVLALNPVFFTLSLIIGFPMYLLLAIYSMPYLKYVAERMVMSLFVILGVSFLVFTILYISPMNPAANLLGETATAEQIAAFNHLYGLDQPYLVQLWDTIRGIFTFDLGKSFAGNENVTAAIANKFPVTLTLTAISTLIAVLIALPIGIISATRPNSFFDYTFMFIALLGLSIPNFWQALIFILNFSIKLPWLPATYNPENWLSAIMPIVVLGTGLTAAVARMTRSSTLEVIHEDYITTARAKGLARKTVIWKHGVGNALIPIITVIGLQFGGMLGGAAVTEKVFNISGIGSYIVDKQFIPDIPSVMGGVVYTAIIISIVNVIVDLMYAFFDPRIRSKMKQY; encoded by the coding sequence TTGAAAGGGCATGCAACTGCAACGGGTAATGGCTTTGTTGATCCTATTGCCGCCATCTACCGCAAAATGTTATTACATCCGGCCTACAGTCTGCTTATATTGCTGTTAGGAGCACCCGTATCCGTCATCGTGTATGTTGTTCATCAATATCGCAAATCCAAATATGGCTACAAAGTCATCGCAGAGGAGACGAGGAACAAGCTGCTTGCAACCGGGTACCGGGACAAGCTGCTGCTGGAGGCTAAGGAGCAGCTTATTCGTAAGCATCGTTTCTTCGGGCAAACGGTCAGCACAGGGCAGACCGAACTGGAAGCGAATCGGATGGCTGAGATCAAATTCAATGAAACGTTCAACCATGAGCTGGAGAAACGGCTTGCCGGCGAGAACGGGCTGAAGTTTTCGTTTGGCGACACGTATCATGTGCTAGCCTTGAATCCTGTCTTTTTTACATTATCATTAATTATCGGTTTTCCCATGTACTTACTGTTGGCAATCTATTCGATGCCATACTTGAAATACGTTGCCGAACGAATGGTGATGTCTTTATTCGTTATTTTGGGAGTCTCCTTTCTCGTTTTTACGATCCTATATATATCGCCGATGAACCCTGCGGCTAACTTATTAGGAGAAACAGCGACCGCTGAGCAAATCGCGGCGTTCAACCATCTTTATGGTTTGGATCAACCCTATCTAGTCCAGCTATGGGACACGATCAGAGGCATATTTACTTTTGATCTCGGCAAGTCTTTCGCAGGCAACGAGAATGTTACTGCAGCCATCGCGAATAAATTCCCGGTGACGCTAACGTTAACGGCTATCTCGACGCTGATTGCTGTATTGATCGCTCTGCCAATCGGCATTATTTCGGCTACAAGACCAAATTCCTTTTTTGATTATACCTTTATGTTCATCGCTTTGCTGGGATTATCAATCCCGAATTTCTGGCAGGCTCTTATTTTTATTTTGAATTTTTCGATTAAGCTACCCTGGTTGCCCGCAACGTATAACCCTGAGAACTGGCTGTCCGCGATTATGCCGATCGTCGTTCTAGGTACGGGCCTAACGGCTGCTGTAGCTCGAATGACCCGTTCATCAACGCTGGAGGTCATCCACGAGGATTACATTACAACTGCAAGGGCAAAAGGGCTTGCCCGAAAAACGGTCATATGGAAGCATGGCGTAGGTAACGCGCTTATCCCAATTATTACGGTCATCGGCCTGCAGTTTGGCGGAATGCTCGGCGGAGCGGCGGTTACAGAGAAAGTATTCAATATTAGCGGTATAGGCAGTTATATCGTAGATAAGCAGTTCATTCCTGACATTCCTAGCGTGATGGGCGGGGTCGTTTATACTGCTATTATCATCTCGATCGTGAACGTTATCGTCGATTTGATGTACGCGTTTTTTGATCCTAGAATCCGTTCGAAAATGAAACAATACTAA
- a CDS encoding peptide/nickel transport system ATP-binding protein, protein MSISENDRIAGAYMDTLLQVNDLSVSFFTRDKEIEAVRHVSFEVHKGETLGIVGESGSGKSVTARTIMRLLPSPPSMVKNGEVLFQGQNLAFKTDKEMEAIRGRDIGMIFQDPMSSLNPTMRIGNQIEESLIKHRKLDKKQARTEAIEMLKLVGIPNSETRYNQYPHEFSGGMRQRVMIAIALACRPSLLIADEPTTSLDVTIQAQILYQMKDIQKQLGTSIILITHDLGVVAGMCDRVVVMKEGEIVETGTTEQIFANPQHPYTVKLLNALPRLDEKKKAKPVPSIVQREEGVPLLQVRALKQYFDMGKGQIVKAVNDISFDIQAGETLGVVGESGSGKSTTGRTILRLNEATGGEVLFKGIPLQRLNRSEMKTMRRHMGIIFQDPYASLNPRLRVIDIIGEALDVHGITSSKRDRQRRVEELLEMVGLDPSHAMRYPHEFSGGQRQRIGIARTLAVEPEFIVCDEPLSALDVSIQAQIVKLLEELQQRLGLTYLFIAHDLSMVKHISDRVAVMYKGKIVELAESEELYSNPIHAYTKSLLAAIPVPDPKVESQKKLVPHEEASKADPYGLEHSEFVEVKKGHWVAVATG, encoded by the coding sequence ATGTCAATATCGGAAAACGACAGAATTGCAGGTGCATACATGGATACATTATTACAAGTTAACGATCTATCGGTTTCTTTTTTCACCCGTGACAAAGAAATAGAAGCTGTTCGCCATGTCAGCTTTGAAGTCCATAAAGGCGAGACGCTGGGAATCGTAGGTGAATCCGGCAGCGGCAAAAGCGTTACCGCACGTACGATTATGAGGTTGCTGCCCTCTCCTCCTTCCATGGTGAAAAACGGAGAGGTGCTTTTTCAAGGCCAAAACCTTGCCTTTAAAACCGACAAAGAAATGGAAGCCATACGCGGAAGGGATATCGGGATGATCTTTCAAGATCCCATGTCCTCCCTTAATCCTACGATGAGAATCGGCAACCAAATTGAAGAAAGCTTGATTAAGCATCGCAAGCTGGACAAGAAGCAAGCCCGCACGGAAGCCATTGAGATGCTGAAGCTCGTAGGCATTCCCAACAGCGAAACACGCTATAATCAATATCCTCATGAATTCTCTGGCGGGATGCGTCAGCGGGTCATGATCGCCATTGCGCTGGCGTGTCGGCCTTCGCTCCTTATCGCAGATGAGCCGACAACATCGCTTGACGTGACCATACAAGCACAGATTCTTTATCAGATGAAGGATATACAGAAGCAGCTAGGTACCTCCATTATTTTAATTACGCATGACCTCGGCGTCGTGGCCGGCATGTGTGACCGCGTCGTCGTGATGAAGGAAGGAGAAATCGTCGAGACGGGAACAACGGAGCAAATTTTTGCAAACCCGCAACATCCATATACCGTTAAGCTGCTCAACGCATTACCGCGCTTGGACGAGAAGAAAAAAGCAAAACCCGTACCTTCGATCGTTCAGCGTGAAGAGGGCGTGCCTCTGCTGCAGGTTCGTGCTTTGAAGCAGTATTTTGATATGGGAAAAGGACAGATTGTTAAAGCGGTTAATGATATCAGCTTTGATATCCAGGCAGGCGAAACGCTCGGCGTGGTAGGTGAATCGGGCAGCGGCAAGTCGACGACCGGGCGCACGATTCTCCGCTTAAATGAAGCGACGGGCGGCGAAGTCCTTTTCAAAGGGATACCACTTCAGCGATTAAACCGCTCGGAGATGAAAACGATGAGGCGGCATATGGGAATAATCTTCCAAGATCCGTACGCATCCCTGAATCCAAGACTTCGCGTCATTGATATTATCGGCGAGGCTCTTGATGTCCATGGAATAACGAGCTCCAAGCGGGATCGTCAGAGACGTGTCGAGGAACTGCTTGAGATGGTTGGCCTTGACCCGTCTCATGCCATGCGGTACCCGCATGAGTTTTCCGGCGGCCAGCGCCAGCGGATCGGCATTGCGCGGACGCTCGCCGTGGAACCGGAATTTATCGTCTGTGACGAGCCGTTGTCCGCTCTCGACGTTTCGATTCAAGCCCAGATTGTGAAGCTGCTTGAGGAGCTTCAGCAAAGGCTTGGTCTTACGTACCTTTTCATCGCCCATGATCTATCGATGGTGAAGCATATTAGCGACCGCGTGGCGGTAATGTACAAAGGGAAGATTGTAGAGCTGGCCGAAAGCGAGGAGCTTTACTCAAACCCGATCCATGCCTATACGAAGTCGCTGCTAGCGGCTATCCCGGTACCCGATCCCAAGGTTGAATCGCAGAAGAAGCTAGTGCCGCATGAGGAAGCGTCCAAAGCTGATCCCTACGGGCTCGAACACTCCGAATTCGTGGAAGTTAAAAAAGGGCACTGGGTAGCCGTTGCAACCGGCTAA